The following proteins are co-located in the Callithrix jacchus isolate 240 chromosome 10, calJac240_pri, whole genome shotgun sequence genome:
- the FSHB gene encoding follitropin subunit beta — MKTVQFCFLFCCWKAICCNSCELTNITIAIEKEECRFCISINTTWCAGYCYTRDLVYKDPATPNIQTTCTFKELVYETVRVPGCAHHADSLYTYPVATQCHCGKCESDSTDCTMQGLGPDYCSFSEMKE; from the exons ATGAAGACAGTCcagttttgcttccttttctgcTGCTGGAAAGCAATCTGCTGCAATAGCTGTGAGCTAACCAACATCACCATTGCAATAGAGAAGGAAGAATGTCGTTTCTGCATAAGCATCAACACCACTTGGTGTGCTGGCTACTGTTACACCAGG GATCTGGTGTATAAGGACCCAGCCACGCCCAACATCCAGACAACATGTACCTTCAAGGAACTGGTGTACGAGACAGTGAGAGTGCCCGGCTGCGCTCACCATGCAGACTCCTTGTATACTTACCCAGTGGCCACCCAGTGTCACTGTGGCAAGTGTGAAAGCGACAGCACTGACTGCACAATGCAAGGCCTGGGACCCGACTACTGCTCCTTCagtgaaatgaaagaataa